Proteins encoded in a region of the Planococcus citri chromosome 1, ihPlaCitr1.1, whole genome shotgun sequence genome:
- the LOC135833341 gene encoding fibroblast growth factor receptor homolog 1-like isoform X1 translates to MCRPECNSDSECPQNKACRELKCQDLCVGKCGSNAQCQMINREPICSCLHGFTGNPFTYCTKEEGIFGNDDSIKKLLVPVFIIMLLFCIIIGTCFFCKYKREMEKRKREIANMTRLVKKIVVQKQIDTNGGFQDIMSMPVVSIQHLISGKDGRGLVSDGEYEMSLDERWEYPRKSLRIIKPLGEGEFGQVVQAEASNILGQENGTTIVAVKMLKDNHTDSDMIDLVSEMEVLKVLGNHPNILQLLGCCSQGGPLILITEYADNGNLKHFLERHHRQSTDLAEITLLIYARQIANGMTYLASMKCIHRDLAARNILVTADYTMKIADFGLTRNVSNSEYYKKTTDGRLPIKWMAPETLFDNKYSIKSDVWSYGVLLWEIMTHGENPYPSVKTHLGMLRVLNENRRLEKPPNASTDVYNLMLDCWKYEPGKRPNFLTIVERITELLPNVEVQVTRLVVNESSDESDLKSTTSTTNPTELDKLITNCSHKENEYLSS, encoded by the exons ATGTGCAGACCCGAGTGCAATTCAGACTCTGAGTGCCCGCAGAACAAAGCCTGCCGAGAGTTAAAATGCCAGGATCTGTGTGTAGGAAAGTGCGGTAGTAATGCACAGTGTCAAATGATTAATCGCGAGCCTATATGCAGCTGTTTACATGGATTCACAGGAAATCCTTTCACATACTGCACAAAAGAAGAAG GTATCTTTGGAAACGACGATTCCATCAAGAAGCTACTGGTTCCTGTGTTCATAATAATGTTATTGTTTTGCATAATAATTGGCACTTGTTTTTTCTGCAAATACAAGAG ggaaatggaaaaaagaaaaagagaaattgCGAACATGACACGACTGGTGAAAAAGATCGTTGTTCAAAAACAAATTGACACCAATGGAGGTTTTCAGGATATTATG AGCATGCCTGTTGTTTCGATTCAACATTTAATAAGTGGAAAAGATGGACGTGGGTTGGTATCGGATGGTGAATATGAAATGTCATTAGACGAACGTTGGGAATATCCTCGAAAGAGCTTACGCATAATAAAACCTTTGGGGGAAGGGGAATTTGGACAGGTTGTTCAAGCTGAAGCGAGCAATATTTTAGGACAAGAAAACGGAACTACAATTGTAGCAGTAAAAATGCTCAAAG acaatCATACTGACTCAGACATGATAGATTTGGTATCTGAAATGGAAGTCCTAAAAGTTCTAGGAAACCACCCAAACATCCTACAGCTACTTGGCTGCTGCAGCCAAGGGGGACCCCTGATTTTAATTACAGAGTATGCTGATAACGGaaacttgaaacattttctTGAAAGACACCACCGTCAATCTACCGACCTGGCAGAAATTACTCTTTTGATTTATGCTCGTCAAATTGCAAATGGGATGACTTATCTAGCTTCTATGAAG TGTATTCACAGAGATTTAGCTGCTCGAAACATTCTTGTAACAGCGGACTACACGATGAAAATAGCGGATTTTGGCCTAACTAGAAATGTATCAAATTCCGAGTACTACAAGAAAACAACAGATGGTAGACTTCCTATAAAATGGATGGCACCTGAAACTTTATTTGACAACAAATACTCCATAAAATCTGATGT GTGGTCATATGGTGTACTATTATGGGAAATTATGACTCATGGTGAGAATCCATACCCTTCTGTTAAAACCCACCTTGGAATGCTTCGCGTTTTGAACGAGAATCGTCGACTGGAAAAGCCCCCAAACGCATCTACAGATGT GTACAATTTAATGTTGGATTGTTGGAAATATGAACCAGGGAAACGTCCAAATTTCTTAACCATTGTTGAACGCATAACAGAATTATTACCAAATGTTGAGGTACAAGTAACACGTCTG GTGGTCAACGAGTCGTCCGATGAATCTGATTTAAAAAGCACAACTTCTACAACAAACCCAACTGAATTAGACAAATTGATTACAAACTGCTCGCATAAAGAGAACGAGTATCTTTCAAGTTAA
- the LOC135833341 gene encoding fibroblast growth factor receptor homolog 1-like isoform X3, whose product MQLFTWIHRKSFHILHKRRREMEKRKREIANMTRLVKKIVVQKQIDTNGGFQDIMSMPVVSIQHLISGKDGRGLVSDGEYEMSLDERWEYPRKSLRIIKPLGEGEFGQVVQAEASNILGQENGTTIVAVKMLKDNHTDSDMIDLVSEMEVLKVLGNHPNILQLLGCCSQGGPLILITEYADNGNLKHFLERHHRQSTDLAEITLLIYARQIANGMTYLASMKCIHRDLAARNILVTADYTMKIADFGLTRNVSNSEYYKKTTDGRLPIKWMAPETLFDNKYSIKSDVWSYGVLLWEIMTHGENPYPSVKTHLGMLRVLNENRRLEKPPNASTDVYNLMLDCWKYEPGKRPNFLTIVERITELLPNVEVQVTRLVVNESSDESDLKSTTSTTNPTELDKLITNCSHKENEYLSS is encoded by the exons ATGCAGCTGTTTACATGGATTCACAGGAAATCCTTTCACATACTGCACAAAAGAAGAAG ggaaatggaaaaaagaaaaagagaaattgCGAACATGACACGACTGGTGAAAAAGATCGTTGTTCAAAAACAAATTGACACCAATGGAGGTTTTCAGGATATTATG AGCATGCCTGTTGTTTCGATTCAACATTTAATAAGTGGAAAAGATGGACGTGGGTTGGTATCGGATGGTGAATATGAAATGTCATTAGACGAACGTTGGGAATATCCTCGAAAGAGCTTACGCATAATAAAACCTTTGGGGGAAGGGGAATTTGGACAGGTTGTTCAAGCTGAAGCGAGCAATATTTTAGGACAAGAAAACGGAACTACAATTGTAGCAGTAAAAATGCTCAAAG acaatCATACTGACTCAGACATGATAGATTTGGTATCTGAAATGGAAGTCCTAAAAGTTCTAGGAAACCACCCAAACATCCTACAGCTACTTGGCTGCTGCAGCCAAGGGGGACCCCTGATTTTAATTACAGAGTATGCTGATAACGGaaacttgaaacattttctTGAAAGACACCACCGTCAATCTACCGACCTGGCAGAAATTACTCTTTTGATTTATGCTCGTCAAATTGCAAATGGGATGACTTATCTAGCTTCTATGAAG TGTATTCACAGAGATTTAGCTGCTCGAAACATTCTTGTAACAGCGGACTACACGATGAAAATAGCGGATTTTGGCCTAACTAGAAATGTATCAAATTCCGAGTACTACAAGAAAACAACAGATGGTAGACTTCCTATAAAATGGATGGCACCTGAAACTTTATTTGACAACAAATACTCCATAAAATCTGATGT GTGGTCATATGGTGTACTATTATGGGAAATTATGACTCATGGTGAGAATCCATACCCTTCTGTTAAAACCCACCTTGGAATGCTTCGCGTTTTGAACGAGAATCGTCGACTGGAAAAGCCCCCAAACGCATCTACAGATGT GTACAATTTAATGTTGGATTGTTGGAAATATGAACCAGGGAAACGTCCAAATTTCTTAACCATTGTTGAACGCATAACAGAATTATTACCAAATGTTGAGGTACAAGTAACACGTCTG GTGGTCAACGAGTCGTCCGATGAATCTGATTTAAAAAGCACAACTTCTACAACAAACCCAACTGAATTAGACAAATTGATTACAAACTGCTCGCATAAAGAGAACGAGTATCTTTCAAGTTAA
- the LOC135833341 gene encoding fibroblast growth factor receptor homolog 1-like isoform X2 — MCRPECNSDSECPQNKACRELKCQDLCVGKCGSNAQCQMINREPICSCLHGFTGNPFTYCTKEEGIFGNDDSIKKLLVPVFIIMLLFCIIIGTCFFCKYKREMEKRKREIANMTRLVKKIVVQKQIDTNGGFQDIMSMPVVSIQHLISGKDGRGLVSDGEYEMSLDERWEYPRKSLRIIKPLGEGEFGQVVQAEASNILGQENGTTIVAVKMLKDNHTDSDMIDLVSEMEVLKVLGNHPNILQLLGCCSQGGPLILITEYADNGNLKHFLERHHRQSTDLAEITLLIYARQIANGMTYLASMKCIHRDLAARNILVTADYTMKIADFGLTRNVSNSEYYKKTTDGRLPIKWMAPETLFDNKYSIKSDVWSYGVLLWEIMTHGENPYPSVKTHLGMLRVLNENRRLEKPPNASTDVYNLMLDCWKYEPGKRPNFLTIVERITELLPNVEVVNESSDESDLKSTTSTTNPTELDKLITNCSHKENEYLSS, encoded by the exons ATGTGCAGACCCGAGTGCAATTCAGACTCTGAGTGCCCGCAGAACAAAGCCTGCCGAGAGTTAAAATGCCAGGATCTGTGTGTAGGAAAGTGCGGTAGTAATGCACAGTGTCAAATGATTAATCGCGAGCCTATATGCAGCTGTTTACATGGATTCACAGGAAATCCTTTCACATACTGCACAAAAGAAGAAG GTATCTTTGGAAACGACGATTCCATCAAGAAGCTACTGGTTCCTGTGTTCATAATAATGTTATTGTTTTGCATAATAATTGGCACTTGTTTTTTCTGCAAATACAAGAG ggaaatggaaaaaagaaaaagagaaattgCGAACATGACACGACTGGTGAAAAAGATCGTTGTTCAAAAACAAATTGACACCAATGGAGGTTTTCAGGATATTATG AGCATGCCTGTTGTTTCGATTCAACATTTAATAAGTGGAAAAGATGGACGTGGGTTGGTATCGGATGGTGAATATGAAATGTCATTAGACGAACGTTGGGAATATCCTCGAAAGAGCTTACGCATAATAAAACCTTTGGGGGAAGGGGAATTTGGACAGGTTGTTCAAGCTGAAGCGAGCAATATTTTAGGACAAGAAAACGGAACTACAATTGTAGCAGTAAAAATGCTCAAAG acaatCATACTGACTCAGACATGATAGATTTGGTATCTGAAATGGAAGTCCTAAAAGTTCTAGGAAACCACCCAAACATCCTACAGCTACTTGGCTGCTGCAGCCAAGGGGGACCCCTGATTTTAATTACAGAGTATGCTGATAACGGaaacttgaaacattttctTGAAAGACACCACCGTCAATCTACCGACCTGGCAGAAATTACTCTTTTGATTTATGCTCGTCAAATTGCAAATGGGATGACTTATCTAGCTTCTATGAAG TGTATTCACAGAGATTTAGCTGCTCGAAACATTCTTGTAACAGCGGACTACACGATGAAAATAGCGGATTTTGGCCTAACTAGAAATGTATCAAATTCCGAGTACTACAAGAAAACAACAGATGGTAGACTTCCTATAAAATGGATGGCACCTGAAACTTTATTTGACAACAAATACTCCATAAAATCTGATGT GTGGTCATATGGTGTACTATTATGGGAAATTATGACTCATGGTGAGAATCCATACCCTTCTGTTAAAACCCACCTTGGAATGCTTCGCGTTTTGAACGAGAATCGTCGACTGGAAAAGCCCCCAAACGCATCTACAGATGT GTACAATTTAATGTTGGATTGTTGGAAATATGAACCAGGGAAACGTCCAAATTTCTTAACCATTGTTGAACGCATAACAGAATTATTACCAAATGTTGAG GTGGTCAACGAGTCGTCCGATGAATCTGATTTAAAAAGCACAACTTCTACAACAAACCCAACTGAATTAGACAAATTGATTACAAACTGCTCGCATAAAGAGAACGAGTATCTTTCAAGTTAA